The Candidatus Methylomirabilota bacterium genome includes the window CACGATGCCGCGGAGGATCCGGAGAAAGTACGTGATGGGCAGGACGTGCGCCAGGTACTGGGCGGGCCGCGGCATCCCCTCGATGGGGAACAGCAGCCCCGACAGGTAGATCGACGGGAGGATCGCGAGGAACCCGAACTGCATGGCCTGGGGGATCGTGCGGGAGATGGTCGAGATGTAGATGCCGATCCCGAGGGTGCCGAGCATGAACAGCGCCGCCACCCCGTAGAGGAGCGCGAGACTCCCCCGGATCGGGACGGCGAAGACGTAGTGGGCGACCACGAGGGCGAGCGTCATCTGGCCATAGGCCACCAGGAGGTTCGGGATGATCTTCCCGAGCATGATCTCCCACCGGCGGAGCGGGCTCACGATGAGCGCCTCGAGGGTCCCGCGCTCCCGCTCCCGCACGACGGCCACGGCCATGATCGTGATCGTCGTCTGCATGAGCAAGGCGCCGATGAGACCGGGAACGATGAAGAGCGCCGACTCCTGATC containing:
- a CDS encoding ABC transporter permease; the encoded protein is FANSQYFDLTYYARSHGEVTRLIDTGRAKVGIVIPPDFAARLRGRGGASVQVIVDASDPQVAVSAVNAATALGLSRSLEILSQTTGGALQRDQVGIDVRVRAWYNPDQESALFIVPGLIGALLMQTTITIMAVAVVRERERGTLEALIVSPLRRWEIMLGKIIPNLLVAYGQMTLALVVAHYVFAVPIRGSLALLYGVAALFMLGTLGIGIYISTISRTIPQAMQFGFLAILPSIYLSGLLFPIEGMPRPAQYLAHVLPITYFLRILRGIVLKGIGLDQLWPDVWPLVVFGAVIFTLSVLRFRKSLD